A single genomic interval of Stieleria maiorica harbors:
- a CDS encoding DUF4139 domain-containing protein, with translation MQAIIGFLRTAVLLRTIVFASSVSMLLASVSASAQESASLVEVDSPIAAVTVFRHQANVVRAIEVQPSNAPQRIRVTGLPRTIHDQSVRWETDAEITVRSLRVTPHQIKVDQAAKKAWAEEIAKQNLAIQDAAHEVAVIEQDLETIEDLEEFTAAKTNKGLGESKLEVESVTAIADFVMQRRRMLAKELHGARQELQSLQDQLDASIQKAQRESESRPEATFDAVLMVDSPRGGTLRLSYWVDEVSWQPQYSIHATSGRQGEDSFVAQLDGTVTQNSGEDWRGVQLAFCTGVPNLQAATPLLVPLRVSVNQATGDGDGSGGYSNTGSSAGDAPAWEDPAVWQRNLALNTEAAGRQVGEINRRQSVQRELADDASTNLADETYRVATPIDVADQTAEQAITILRWEITSPIYRVVTPLLSSFAYREAALENQLGQSLVGGEATVFLDGRFVGRTTLPPTATGGEFAIGLGADRQVRTRRELLSRDESIQGGNRLSRLEYRLVINNYHNDEIDIRLYDRIPITSDSGTVNVVTDSGSLGQLSGDAKYLRMQRPTGILRWDLTIPAKRFGSNAYDHHYHYTIEMDRTQSIISNDVVQQMQNDLRFNQSGGGGMGGGMGGFGGGSF, from the coding sequence ATGCAAGCGATCATCGGATTTCTCAGAACCGCCGTCTTGCTTCGCACGATTGTGTTTGCATCCAGTGTGTCGATGCTGCTTGCCAGTGTTTCCGCTTCTGCTCAAGAGTCGGCTTCATTGGTCGAGGTAGACAGCCCCATCGCCGCGGTCACCGTCTTTCGCCACCAAGCGAACGTGGTCCGCGCGATCGAGGTCCAACCCTCCAATGCCCCTCAAAGGATTCGCGTCACGGGGCTGCCAAGAACCATTCACGATCAATCGGTGCGTTGGGAAACCGATGCCGAAATCACCGTCCGTTCGCTGCGTGTCACACCCCACCAGATCAAAGTGGACCAGGCGGCGAAGAAAGCATGGGCGGAGGAAATCGCGAAACAAAACCTGGCGATTCAAGATGCAGCGCACGAAGTTGCCGTCATCGAACAGGACCTCGAGACGATCGAGGACCTGGAGGAGTTTACTGCCGCAAAGACGAACAAGGGGCTCGGCGAATCCAAGCTGGAAGTCGAATCCGTCACGGCAATCGCCGATTTTGTGATGCAGCGTCGACGCATGCTCGCCAAAGAGTTGCACGGTGCGCGACAGGAATTGCAATCGCTGCAGGATCAACTCGACGCAAGCATTCAAAAAGCCCAAAGAGAATCGGAGTCCAGACCTGAAGCTACCTTCGATGCCGTGCTAATGGTCGATTCACCGCGTGGCGGGACGTTGCGTTTGAGCTATTGGGTGGACGAGGTGTCCTGGCAACCGCAGTACAGCATTCACGCGACCAGCGGCCGGCAGGGCGAAGATTCGTTTGTCGCTCAGCTGGACGGGACCGTCACGCAGAACAGCGGCGAAGACTGGCGAGGCGTTCAGTTGGCATTCTGCACGGGAGTCCCCAACCTACAGGCCGCCACACCGCTGTTGGTGCCGCTGCGTGTTTCGGTGAATCAAGCGACCGGCGATGGAGACGGCAGCGGCGGGTACTCAAACACCGGGTCATCCGCCGGCGACGCGCCGGCCTGGGAGGATCCGGCGGTTTGGCAGCGCAACCTGGCCTTGAACACCGAAGCGGCCGGCCGCCAGGTTGGCGAAATCAACCGACGTCAAAGCGTGCAGCGTGAACTGGCCGACGATGCCAGCACCAATTTGGCCGACGAAACCTATCGTGTTGCGACGCCGATCGACGTGGCCGACCAGACCGCCGAGCAAGCGATCACGATTCTGCGCTGGGAAATCACCAGCCCGATCTATCGCGTTGTCACGCCGCTGTTGAGCAGTTTCGCCTATCGCGAAGCGGCATTGGAAAACCAACTCGGCCAAAGCTTGGTCGGCGGCGAGGCGACGGTCTTCCTGGATGGACGATTCGTCGGCCGGACCACGTTGCCGCCGACGGCCACTGGCGGCGAATTCGCCATCGGACTGGGAGCCGATCGGCAAGTCCGTACGCGACGTGAATTGCTCTCACGCGATGAATCGATCCAAGGCGGCAACCGACTGTCGCGACTCGAGTACCGACTGGTCATCAACAATTACCACAACGACGAAATCGACATCCGGTTGTACGATCGCATTCCGATCACCAGCGATTCAGGAACCGTCAACGTCGTCACCGATTCAGGTTCGCTGGGCCAACTCTCCGGCGACGCCAAGTACCTGAGGATGCAGCGCCCGACGGGAATCCTGCGATGGGATTTAACGATCCCCGCCAAACGATTCGGCAGTAACGCCTACGATCATCACTATCACTACACGATCGAAATGGACCGCACACAATCGATCATCAGCAACGACGTCGTGCAACAAATGCAAAACGACCTGCGTTTCAACCAGTCCGGCGGAGGAGGAATGGGAGGCGGGATGGGAGGTTTCGGCGGCGGCTCGTTTTAG